The genomic DNA CGTGGTAAGCGCCACAGAGAACGGAGGCGAGAGGGACGCCAGGTCGCACGTCGAAGTAGCTGAAGACGCTTCGCAATCTCCCTCACACAATATTGAGATGAATGGTCTTCGGATGTGGCGTCCACATCCATGAGGGACGCACAGCGAAGGATTGTTGACGAGATGAGCGCCGACCGGAGCAATGGCCGCTCGCGGACCTCTGGGGCCGTCGGCAAATGATGAGCGCGGCACGGCGCATGAGGGATGCATGGTCATCAGGAACTAGTTATGCCAACGATTCATCAACTGATTCGCAAAGGACGCCAGAAGGTCAGCATTAAGACGAAGAGTCCTGCCCTGCAGGCCTGTCCTCAACGCCGTGGCGTCTGTGTGCAGGTCAAGACGATGACGCCGAAGAAGCCGAATTCGGCACTTCGGAAGATTGCCCGTGTGCGCTTGACCAACGGTATCGAGGTCACGGCCTACATTCCAGGGATTGGTCACAATTTGCAAGAACACTCCATCGTGTTGATTCGCGGCGGTCGCGTCAAGGATTTACCGGGCGTGCGGTATCACATCATTCGCGGCACGTTGGACGCCTCAGGGGTGGGTGACCGTAAGCAGGGCCGCTCCAAATATGGAGCAAAGCGGCCGCGCGGTGGTCCTGCCGGTAAGTAGACCCCGCGTCGAAATTATGATCCTGGCTAAAGGATGTGCTTATGCCGAGAAAACGAGTCATTGAAAAACGACCTATCGCGCCGGATGTGATTTACAACAGCCCGCTGGTCACCAAGTTTATCAATTGCATGATGTGGGATGGGAAGAAGAGCGTGGCTGAACGGATTTTTTACGAGGCGATGGAGCGAATCAAGAAGCGGACGAAAGAAGACCCGTTGAAAGTCTTCAAGCAAGCTGTGGAAAATACTAAACCCAAGCTCGAAGTGCGATCTCGGCGTGTCGGTGGGGCGACCTATCAGGTGCCGGTTGATGTCAATCCCTATCGGCAGACTTCATTGGCGATTCGTTGGTTGATCACCTTTGCGCGCTCGCGTGGAGAGAAGATGATGGCTGAAAAGCTGGCCGCCG from Blastocatellia bacterium includes the following:
- the rpsG gene encoding 30S ribosomal protein S7 encodes the protein MPRKRVIEKRPIAPDVIYNSPLVTKFINCMMWDGKKSVAERIFYEAMERIKKRTKEDPLKVFKQAVENTKPKLEVRSRRVGGATYQVPVDVNPYRQTSLAIRWLITFARSRGEKMMAEKLAAELLDASQGRGNAIKKRDDVHRMAEANRAFSHYRW
- the rpsL gene encoding 30S ribosomal protein S12; translated protein: MPTIHQLIRKGRQKVSIKTKSPALQACPQRRGVCVQVKTMTPKKPNSALRKIARVRLTNGIEVTAYIPGIGHNLQEHSIVLIRGGRVKDLPGVRYHIIRGTLDASGVGDRKQGRSKYGAKRPRGGPAGK